In Rhodocyclaceae bacterium, a single genomic region encodes these proteins:
- a CDS encoding sigma-54-dependent Fis family transcriptional regulator, with amino-acid sequence MKLLPVLIAEDDADLREALSATLQLNGYTVIEAIDGESALVALARDPVGLLISDVQMKPMDGHALLARARSEYPDVPVILMTAYGMIDKAVSAMRAGAVNYLTKPFEPGRLLEEVACHMRPAPAAAGRQRRVGGDGVVAHDPSTRAVLELARRVSATDATVLITGESGTGKEVFARFIHRHSSRAAAPFVAINCAAIPENLLEATLFGYEKGAFTGASQATPGKFEQAQGGTLLLDEVSEMPLPLQAKLLRVLQEREVERVGGRRPVLLDIRVLATSNRDMAVEARAGRFREDLYYRLNVFPIELPPLRARPLDILPLARQVIARFAAGREIGLSPAAECSLTTHRWAGNIRELENVLQRALILASGAVIEVGDLHLPAAVGAAGIAGGWQELPPSPAVSDPADREASVALASPPETLDIKSLERRHILDALAAAGGSRRKAAARLQMSERTLRYKLAQYRAAGWLDGAMQDDDDGSGA; translated from the coding sequence ATGAAGCTGCTGCCGGTGTTGATCGCGGAGGACGACGCCGACCTGCGCGAGGCGCTGTCGGCGACGCTTCAGTTGAATGGCTACACCGTGATCGAGGCCATCGACGGCGAGAGTGCACTGGTTGCGCTGGCCCGCGACCCGGTCGGTCTGCTCATCAGCGACGTGCAGATGAAGCCGATGGACGGCCATGCGCTGCTGGCGCGGGCGCGCAGCGAATACCCGGACGTGCCGGTGATCCTGATGACCGCATACGGGATGATCGACAAGGCGGTGTCGGCAATGCGCGCCGGCGCCGTGAACTACCTGACCAAGCCATTCGAACCTGGTCGCCTGCTGGAAGAGGTCGCCTGCCATATGCGGCCGGCGCCGGCGGCAGCCGGCCGACAGCGGCGTGTCGGCGGCGATGGCGTGGTTGCGCACGATCCATCCACCCGCGCGGTGCTCGAACTCGCACGGCGGGTGAGTGCGACCGATGCGACGGTGCTGATCACCGGCGAGTCCGGGACGGGCAAGGAGGTGTTCGCGCGCTTCATCCATCGGCATTCCAGCCGCGCGGCCGCTCCGTTCGTGGCGATCAACTGTGCCGCGATTCCCGAAAACCTGCTCGAGGCGACGCTGTTCGGGTACGAAAAGGGTGCGTTCACCGGCGCGAGCCAGGCGACGCCAGGCAAGTTCGAGCAGGCGCAGGGGGGCACCCTGCTGCTGGACGAAGTGTCCGAGATGCCGCTGCCGCTGCAGGCCAAACTGCTGCGCGTGCTGCAGGAGCGGGAGGTCGAGCGGGTGGGTGGCCGCCGGCCGGTGCTTCTCGACATCCGCGTGTTGGCGACCTCCAACCGGGACATGGCGGTCGAAGCGCGGGCCGGGCGTTTCCGGGAAGACCTCTACTACCGGCTGAATGTGTTCCCGATCGAACTGCCGCCGTTGCGTGCGCGCCCGCTCGACATCCTCCCGCTGGCACGGCAGGTCATCGCGCGGTTCGCAGCTGGCCGCGAGATCGGCCTGTCGCCCGCGGCCGAGTGTTCGTTGACCACCCACAGGTGGGCCGGTAACATCCGGGAACTCGAAAACGTCCTGCAACGTGCGTTGATTCTTGCGTCAGGGGCGGTGATCGAGGTCGGTGACCTGCACCTGCCCGCCGCCGTGGGGGCGGCAGGGATTGCCGGCGGGTGGCAGGAATTGCCGCCGTCTCCGGCGGTTAGCGATCCCGCGGATCGGGAAGCCAGTGTCGCGCTGGCGTCGCCGCCTGAAACGCTGGATATCAAGTCGCTTGAACGCAGGCACATCCTCGATGCACTGGCCGCCGCCGGCGGTTCGAGGCGGAAGGCGGCAGCCCGCTTGCAGATGAGCGAGCGGACGCTGCGGTACAAGCTGGCGCAATACCGCGCCGCCGGTTGGCTCGACGGCGCAATGCAGGACGATGATGACGGCTCGGGCGCGTGA
- the fliE gene encoding flagellar hook-basal body complex protein FliE: MSTSGIDQMMRELRSAAAQAGGGARDGADAAASAGAPDFAAMLRSSIDSVNAAQQDAQKVQRAFDADAPEANLQEVVVAMQKASLSFQTMVQVRNRLVTAYQDIMSTQV, from the coding sequence ATGAGCACTTCCGGTATCGACCAGATGATGCGCGAACTGCGCTCCGCCGCCGCCCAGGCCGGCGGTGGTGCGCGCGACGGCGCCGATGCTGCGGCGTCTGCCGGCGCGCCCGACTTCGCCGCGATGCTGCGTTCATCTATCGACAGCGTGAATGCCGCCCAGCAGGACGCCCAGAAAGTCCAGCGGGCCTTCGATGCAGACGCACCCGAGGCGAACCTGCAGGAGGTGGTTGTTGCGATGCAGAAGGCCAGCCTGTCCTTCCAGACGATGGTCCAGGTCCGAAACCGGCTGGTTACCGCCTACCAGGACATCATGAGCACGCAGGTATAG